GCGGTGTTGCGGGCGGCGACGGCGGAGTTTGCCGCTCGTGGGTTGCACGGGGCCTCGACGGAGAGGGTTGCCGTGAGCGCGGACATCGCGCATTCTTACGTGTTCAAGCTGTTCGGGACGAAGAGGGAGCTGTTCCTGGCGGCCACCGGGCGGGTCTACGATCGGGTGCTCGGGCTGTTCCGCCAGGGCGCGGAGGCCCACCCGGAGGACCCGTTGTGGGGGATGGGCGCGGCCTTCAGGGAGCTGCTGGTCGACCGCGAGGAGCTGCGCGTGATGATCCACGGCTTC
The Azospirillaceae bacterium genome window above contains:
- a CDS encoding TetR family transcriptional regulator; translation: AVLRAATAEFAARGLHGASTERVAVSADIAHSYVFKLFGTKRELFLAATGRVYDRVLGLFRQGAEAHPEDPLWGMGAAFRELLVDREELRVMIHGFAAAADPEIGDLVRQRYAELYRYAKEASGADDGRVRAFWAHGMLLIVAAAVDLPSLEGREPWVHDLLNVKG